The Pangasianodon hypophthalmus isolate fPanHyp1 chromosome 5, fPanHyp1.pri, whole genome shotgun sequence genome includes a window with the following:
- the rpe gene encoding ribulose-phosphate 3-epimerase isoform X2, with protein MHMMVSRPEQWVKPMAAAGANQYTFHLEATTNPGSLIKEIRESGMKVGLAIKPGTTVEELAQWAGQIDMALVMTVEPGFGGQKFMEDMMPKVSWLRSQFPSLDIEVDGGVGPDTIHRCAEAGANMIVSGSAVVGSTDPRSVIALLKDVVLEAIQKRSLDR; from the exons atgCACATGATGGTTTCCAGACCTGAACAGTGGGTTAAACCAATGGCAGCAGCAGGAGCCAATCAGTATACATTTCATTTGGAGGCCACTACGAATCCAGGAAGCCTCATCAAGGAAATCCGTGAGAGTGGCATGAAG GTTGGTCTGGCTATCAAGCCTGGAACCACAGTTGAAGAATTAGCACAGTGGGCCGGACAAATTGACATGGCCCTAGTTATGACAGTGGAGCCTGGATTTGGTGGGCAGAAGTTTATGGAGGACATGATGCCAaag GTCAGCTGGCTAAGAAGTCAGTTCCCTTCCCTAGATATTGAGGTAGATGGAGGAGTTGGACCAGACACTATTCATCGATGTGCTGAG gCTGGTGCTAACATGATTGTGTCGGGCAGTGCTGTAGTGGGCAGTACAGACCCTCGATCTGTAATTGCCCTCCTCAAAGATGTCGTCCTTGAGGCCATTCAGAAACGGTCTCTAGACCGTTAa